A single window of Microbacterium croceum DNA harbors:
- a CDS encoding DUF559 domain-containing protein: protein MLSAHDTIRDLGGIARGTHLQTLGFTRQHLADQVKRGTIQRVRPGVFAIPSLADDIRSAIAHGGALSCVSVLRSHGIWVLPDETGPHVWLGPSQHALAHPHCRCISHYYGGTPVPGAASIERALLHLRRCAGDEAFFAAYESAWRIGKLSRAARDRIRAALPRVARWLVDLARPDADSGLESLLRLRLHLLGIRIGCQVTIVGVGRVDFVIAGRIILEADGEENHGSSDKRHRDRVRDTAASRLGYETLRFDYAQIVHDWPTVQAAILGAMRRVRPAAARA, encoded by the coding sequence ATGCTCTCCGCCCACGACACCATCCGCGACCTCGGGGGCATCGCCCGAGGGACGCACCTCCAGACGCTCGGCTTCACCCGGCAGCACCTCGCTGACCAGGTGAAGCGAGGCACGATCCAGCGTGTGCGACCGGGCGTCTTCGCGATACCCTCGCTTGCCGATGACATCCGCAGCGCGATCGCCCACGGCGGTGCGCTCAGTTGCGTGAGCGTGCTGCGGTCGCACGGGATCTGGGTGCTTCCCGACGAGACCGGGCCGCACGTCTGGCTCGGCCCGAGTCAGCACGCTCTCGCGCACCCGCACTGTCGCTGCATATCGCACTACTACGGCGGGACGCCGGTCCCAGGCGCGGCGAGCATCGAGCGTGCGCTGCTGCATCTGCGACGGTGCGCCGGCGACGAGGCGTTCTTCGCCGCGTATGAATCGGCTTGGCGCATCGGAAAGCTCTCTCGTGCCGCGCGAGATCGGATACGCGCAGCACTGCCGCGAGTCGCGCGATGGCTGGTCGATCTTGCTCGCCCCGACGCTGACAGCGGTCTCGAATCGCTCCTCCGGCTGCGACTCCACCTGCTCGGCATCCGAATCGGTTGTCAGGTGACGATCGTCGGGGTGGGGAGAGTCGATTTCGTCATCGCTGGCAGGATCATCCTCGAAGCGGACGGCGAGGAGAACCATGGCTCATCCGACAAACGCCACCGCGACCGGGTTCGGGACACGGCCGCATCCCGACTCGGCTACGAGACCCTGCGATTCGACTACGCGCAGATCGTCCACGACTGGCCCACCGTGCAGGCAGCCATCCTCGGCGCGATGCGACGCGTTCGCCCGGCCGCCGCCCGGGCATGA
- a CDS encoding DUF1349 domain-containing protein, which yields MPESHIIPWSEGAWTHAPQHTAETADAHLDVTAVEGSDAWRHTAYGFVHNTEHALLTPLAVGEAIEVSFRASWDGQFDQAGIFIRIDDEHWVKTGVEFADGHLGLGAVVTDIRSDWSVGYVDDWLESEITVRVSRWADALIIRAKADDGPWRLVRVAPFSGESDAAAGPFLAAPMRGDLTVRFIRWERSAADVDLH from the coding sequence ATGCCTGAATCGCACATCATCCCTTGGTCCGAGGGGGCGTGGACCCACGCCCCGCAGCACACCGCCGAAACCGCGGACGCGCATCTCGACGTCACCGCCGTCGAAGGCAGCGACGCCTGGCGGCACACCGCCTACGGCTTCGTGCACAACACCGAACACGCCCTGCTCACCCCGCTCGCGGTGGGCGAGGCGATCGAGGTCTCGTTCCGAGCGTCCTGGGACGGTCAGTTCGACCAGGCCGGCATCTTCATCCGCATCGACGACGAGCACTGGGTCAAGACCGGAGTCGAGTTCGCCGACGGTCACCTCGGGCTCGGCGCCGTGGTCACCGACATCCGCTCGGACTGGTCGGTCGGCTACGTCGACGACTGGCTCGAGAGCGAGATCACGGTGCGCGTCAGCCGCTGGGCCGATGCCCTGATCATCCGCGCCAAGGCAGACGACGGCCCCTGGCGCCTGGTGCGCGTGGCACCGTTCTCCGGAGAGTCGGATGCCGCAGCCGGACCGTTCCTCGCGGCACCGATGCGCGGGGATCTCACCGTGCGCTTCATCCGGTGGGAGCGGTCGGCCGCCGACGTCGACCTGCACTGA
- the argH gene encoding argininosuccinate lyase: protein MTDATHEGTNEGALWGARFATGPSPELVELSRSTHFDWILAPYDIAGSHAHATALAAAGYLEPDEAQRMHEGLDAVARKVADGTLLPAPTDEDVHGALEQALIVELGPELGGRLRAGRSRNDQIATLVRMYLIDHARVIARDILRVIDALVAQAEAHPAAILPGRTHLQHAQPVLLAHHLQAHGWPLVRELERLVDWRRRAGVSPYGGGALAGSTLGLDPALVATQLGLDRPAENSLDGTSARDVVAEFAFITAMTGIDLSRLSEEIILWNTREFGFVTLDDGYSTGSSIMPQKKNPDIAELARGKSGRLIGNLSGLLATLKGLPLAYNRDLQEDKEPVFDSVQTLEVVLPAFAGMIATLRFDTARMAELAPQGFSLATDVAEWLVKQRVPFRDAHEISGALVRACEERGIGLEDASDELLLSVSPHLVPAVREVLTIEGSVASRTGAGGTAPVRVAEQRAELVARAQAAAHALGL from the coding sequence ATGACCGACGCCACGCACGAAGGAACCAACGAGGGCGCGCTCTGGGGTGCCCGGTTCGCGACCGGACCGTCCCCGGAGCTGGTGGAGCTCAGCCGCTCCACCCACTTCGACTGGATCCTCGCCCCCTACGACATCGCCGGCTCTCACGCCCATGCGACGGCACTGGCCGCCGCCGGGTACCTGGAGCCCGATGAGGCGCAGCGCATGCACGAGGGACTGGACGCCGTGGCCCGCAAGGTCGCCGACGGCACCCTGCTGCCTGCGCCGACCGATGAGGACGTGCACGGCGCACTGGAGCAGGCGCTGATCGTCGAGCTGGGACCGGAGCTGGGCGGACGTTTGCGCGCCGGCCGCAGCCGCAACGACCAGATCGCCACGCTCGTGCGCATGTACCTGATCGACCACGCGCGGGTGATCGCCCGCGACATCCTTCGGGTGATCGACGCTCTCGTCGCACAGGCCGAAGCGCACCCGGCCGCGATCTTGCCCGGTCGCACACACCTGCAGCATGCGCAGCCGGTGCTGCTCGCCCACCACCTGCAGGCGCACGGCTGGCCACTGGTGCGTGAACTCGAACGCCTCGTCGACTGGCGTCGTCGCGCCGGCGTCTCGCCGTACGGCGGGGGAGCGCTGGCCGGTTCGACGCTGGGCCTCGATCCGGCCCTCGTGGCGACGCAGCTGGGCCTCGACCGTCCGGCCGAGAACTCGCTCGACGGCACGTCGGCACGTGACGTGGTGGCGGAGTTCGCGTTCATCACCGCGATGACCGGCATCGACCTGTCGCGTCTGTCGGAGGAGATCATCCTCTGGAACACGCGGGAGTTCGGGTTCGTCACCCTCGACGACGGCTACTCGACCGGGTCGAGCATCATGCCGCAGAAGAAGAACCCCGACATCGCCGAGCTCGCGCGCGGCAAGTCCGGCCGCCTCATCGGCAACCTGTCCGGGCTGCTGGCTACGCTCAAGGGATTGCCGCTCGCGTACAACCGCGACCTGCAGGAAGACAAGGAGCCGGTCTTCGATTCGGTGCAGACGCTCGAGGTCGTGCTGCCCGCATTCGCCGGCATGATCGCGACGCTGCGCTTCGACACCGCACGCATGGCCGAGCTCGCCCCGCAGGGCTTCTCGCTCGCGACGGATGTCGCGGAGTGGCTCGTGAAGCAGCGGGTCCCCTTCCGCGACGCGCACGAGATCTCCGGCGCGCTCGTTCGAGCCTGCGAGGAGCGCGGGATCGGGCTAGAGGATGCCTCCGACGAACTGCTGCTCTCGGTGTCGCCGCACCTGGTGCCCGCGGTGCGCGAGGTGTTGACCATCGAGGGATCCGTCGCCTCGCGCACGGGTGCCGGCGGAACCGCTCCGGTGCGGGTGGCGGAGCAGCGTGCCGAGCTCGTGGCACGCGCCCAGGCCGCGGCGCACGCCCTCGGACTGTAG
- a CDS encoding acetylornithine transaminase, whose protein sequence is MTIWQDDADRDLVLNAGPRLALLTRGEGSYLWDSDGRRHLDFLAGIAVTSLGHAHPVFVEAVSRQAATLAHVSNYFATPSQLALAARLKRLAGAGIDGRVFFSNSGAEANEAAFKLARLHGGAERPRIIALQNGFHGRTMGSLALTAKESMRAPFEPMPGGVEHIPATVEALEAAMDDRVAAVIVEPIQGEAGVVELPEGYLAAARSLTLKHGALLIVDEIQTGAGRTGAWFGFSHEGITPDAITLAKGIGGGFPIGALVTYGSASALFTPGSHGSTFGGNPLATAVADAVLAEIEDAGLVENAATRGVELRDIILGIDSPLITAVRGRGLLIGVALSEPVAGAVVAAAQERGLIVNAANPETVRIAPALTIGDAELSEFRELFTAVLADVQASLPGKVSA, encoded by the coding sequence ATGACCATCTGGCAGGACGACGCAGACCGCGATCTGGTGCTCAACGCGGGGCCGCGCCTCGCGTTGCTCACCCGCGGTGAGGGCTCCTACCTCTGGGACTCGGACGGGCGACGCCACCTCGACTTCCTCGCCGGCATCGCGGTCACCTCGCTCGGCCACGCGCACCCCGTGTTCGTGGAGGCCGTGTCGCGGCAGGCGGCGACGCTCGCGCACGTCTCGAACTATTTCGCGACGCCCTCGCAGCTCGCCCTCGCCGCGCGCCTCAAGCGCCTCGCGGGCGCCGGCATCGACGGACGCGTGTTCTTCTCGAACTCCGGCGCCGAGGCCAATGAGGCCGCATTCAAGCTGGCGCGCCTGCACGGTGGCGCGGAACGCCCCCGGATCATCGCGCTGCAGAACGGCTTCCACGGTCGCACCATGGGATCCCTCGCCCTCACGGCGAAGGAGTCGATGCGCGCGCCGTTCGAGCCGATGCCCGGTGGCGTCGAGCACATCCCGGCGACGGTCGAGGCGCTCGAAGCCGCGATGGACGACCGCGTGGCTGCCGTGATCGTCGAGCCCATCCAGGGCGAGGCCGGCGTCGTCGAGCTGCCGGAGGGCTACCTCGCGGCCGCTCGGTCGTTGACGCTGAAGCACGGCGCGCTGCTGATCGTGGATGAGATCCAGACCGGAGCCGGTCGCACCGGCGCCTGGTTCGGCTTCAGCCACGAGGGCATCACCCCCGACGCGATCACCCTCGCCAAGGGCATCGGCGGCGGCTTCCCGATCGGCGCGCTCGTGACCTACGGATCGGCGAGTGCGCTGTTCACGCCGGGATCTCACGGCTCGACCTTCGGCGGCAACCCGTTGGCGACCGCCGTCGCCGATGCGGTCCTCGCCGAGATCGAGGATGCGGGTCTGGTCGAGAACGCCGCGACGCGCGGCGTCGAGCTGCGCGACATCATCCTCGGCATCGACTCTCCGCTGATCACCGCGGTGCGCGGTCGCGGTCTGCTGATCGGCGTGGCGCTGTCGGAGCCGGTCGCCGGTGCCGTGGTCGCCGCGGCGCAGGAGCGTGGTCTGATCGTGAACGCCGCGAACCCCGAGACTGTGCGCATCGCGCCCGCACTCACCATCGGCGACGCCGAGCTGAGCGAGTTCCGTGAGCTGTTCACGGCCGTGCTCGCCGACGTCCAGGCATCCCTCCCCGGAAAGGTTTCCGCATGA
- the argJ gene encoding bifunctional glutamate N-acetyltransferase/amino-acid acetyltransferase ArgJ, with translation MSVTAPAGFEAAGVVAGLKSTGKPDVAVVVNRGPRKVGAAVFTSNRAKANPIIWSQQAVADRIVEAVVLNSGGANCFTGSFGFQTTHQTAEKAAELLGISAGDVLVCSTGLIGVGDGEFRAKVLDGTAQAIAALSTDGGDLAAQAIMTTDSVAKTAVVSRDGWSIGGMAKGAGMLAPGLATMLVVITTDADLEALEADAALRAATGRTFDRLDSDGCMSTNDQVTLLANGASGVKPDLEEFTAALIELSQELAVKLQGDAEGASHDITIEVIGAVSEQDAVEVGRSVARNNLFKAAIFGNDPNWGRVLAAIGTTGAQFDPYDVDVSMNGVRVCTAGGPDRPREEVDLTPRATHLLIDLRVGEATATILTNDLTHDYVHENSAYAS, from the coding sequence GTGAGCGTCACCGCCCCGGCCGGGTTCGAAGCAGCCGGAGTCGTCGCAGGACTCAAGTCGACGGGCAAGCCCGACGTCGCCGTCGTCGTCAACCGCGGACCGCGCAAGGTCGGCGCCGCGGTGTTCACGAGCAACCGCGCCAAGGCCAACCCGATCATCTGGTCGCAGCAGGCCGTGGCCGACCGGATCGTCGAGGCCGTGGTGCTCAACTCCGGTGGGGCGAACTGCTTCACCGGGAGCTTCGGCTTCCAGACCACGCACCAGACGGCCGAGAAGGCGGCAGAGCTTCTGGGTATCAGTGCCGGAGACGTGCTGGTGTGCTCGACCGGCCTCATCGGCGTCGGTGACGGCGAGTTCCGTGCCAAGGTGCTCGATGGCACGGCGCAGGCGATCGCCGCACTCAGCACCGACGGGGGAGACCTCGCGGCGCAGGCGATCATGACCACCGACAGCGTCGCCAAGACCGCAGTCGTCAGCCGCGACGGCTGGAGCATCGGCGGCATGGCGAAGGGCGCGGGGATGCTCGCGCCGGGGCTCGCGACCATGCTCGTCGTGATCACGACCGACGCCGACCTCGAGGCGCTCGAGGCGGATGCCGCCCTGCGCGCCGCGACCGGACGCACGTTCGATCGTCTCGACTCCGATGGCTGCATGTCGACCAACGACCAGGTCACCCTGCTGGCGAACGGCGCGAGCGGCGTGAAGCCCGATCTCGAGGAGTTCACCGCTGCGCTGATCGAGCTCTCGCAGGAGCTCGCGGTCAAGCTGCAGGGAGATGCAGAGGGGGCGAGTCACGACATCACGATCGAGGTCATCGGCGCTGTGTCGGAGCAGGATGCCGTGGAGGTCGGTCGCTCGGTCGCCCGCAACAACCTCTTCAAGGCCGCGATCTTCGGCAACGATCCGAACTGGGGCCGCGTGCTTGCGGCCATCGGCACCACGGGAGCGCAGTTCGATCCCTACGACGTCGACGTGTCGATGAACGGCGTGCGCGTGTGCACCGCCGGAGGTCCGGACCGTCCACGCGAGGAGGTCGACCTCACGCCGCGCGCCACGCACCTGCTGATCGACCTGCGCGTCGGCGAGGCCACCGCGACGATCCTCACGAACGACCTCACGCACGACTACGTGCACGAGAACAGCGCGTACGCCTCATGA
- the argB gene encoding acetylglutamate kinase: MTDIQDTPAEVAAQKATTLIESLPWLKKFRDQIVVVKYGGNAMVSEELQDAFAQDIAYLRYVGVQPVVVHGGGPQISDMLQRLDIPSEFKGGYRVTNTEAISVVRMVLTGQVNPQLVTKINSHGPIATGLSGEDAGLFGGRRRGVMIDGEEIDLGRVGDVVEVDPTPVLDHLAAGRIPVVSSIAPDLDHPGHSLNVNADAAASALAVALNARKLVILTDVPGLYADWPHRDSLVSHLTSTALTEMLPSLESGMIPKMRACLEAVENGVDAAAIIDGRVPHSVLVELFTNKGIGTEVVAG; the protein is encoded by the coding sequence ATGACGGACATCCAGGACACGCCTGCCGAGGTCGCGGCCCAGAAGGCCACGACCCTCATCGAGTCGCTGCCGTGGCTGAAGAAGTTCCGCGATCAGATCGTGGTCGTCAAGTACGGCGGCAACGCCATGGTCTCGGAAGAGCTGCAGGACGCGTTCGCGCAGGACATCGCCTACCTCCGCTACGTCGGAGTGCAGCCGGTGGTCGTGCACGGCGGAGGCCCGCAGATCTCCGACATGCTGCAGCGGCTCGACATCCCCAGCGAGTTCAAGGGCGGCTACCGGGTCACCAACACCGAGGCGATCAGCGTGGTGCGCATGGTGCTCACCGGTCAGGTCAACCCGCAGCTGGTCACCAAGATCAACTCCCACGGGCCCATCGCCACGGGACTCAGCGGTGAGGACGCAGGTCTGTTCGGCGGCCGTCGCCGCGGCGTCATGATCGACGGAGAAGAGATCGACCTCGGCCGCGTCGGCGACGTGGTGGAGGTGGACCCCACTCCGGTGCTCGACCACCTGGCGGCCGGCCGAATTCCCGTGGTCTCCAGCATCGCGCCGGACCTCGACCATCCAGGACACTCGCTGAACGTCAACGCGGATGCCGCAGCGTCAGCGCTCGCGGTGGCGCTGAACGCCCGCAAGCTCGTGATCCTCACGGATGTGCCGGGGCTCTACGCGGACTGGCCCCATCGGGACTCGCTCGTGTCGCACCTCACCTCCACGGCTCTCACCGAGATGCTGCCGAGCCTCGAGTCGGGCATGATCCCGAAGATGCGCGCGTGCCTCGAAGCCGTCGAGAACGGCGTGGACGCCGCTGCGATCATCGACGGGCGGGTGCCGCACTCTGTGCTCGTCGAACTCTTCACCAACAAGGGAATCGGAACGGAAGTGGTGGCAGGATGA
- a CDS encoding SatD family protein produces the protein MVIAVIADIVGSRKLDDRAAAQRVLDDTITRVERDTPLASQPLTPTVGDEQQGVYANLEDAMAGLLMIQLALPDGIAFRFGIGVGAIRAVDSAHGVLTDGPGWWAAREAIETVHAREPRAVPRTRSWIVGAPGQDEVMSSTIGASNAYLLVRDELVGSMNERERRLTYGRLIGASQRELAEQEGITQPSVSKSLRSAGAAALIEGLAVLRGERP, from the coding sequence ATGGTCATCGCCGTGATCGCCGATATCGTGGGCTCTCGCAAGCTCGACGACCGCGCCGCCGCACAGCGGGTGCTGGATGACACGATCACCCGCGTCGAGCGCGACACTCCTCTGGCTTCGCAACCGCTGACCCCGACGGTGGGGGATGAGCAGCAGGGCGTGTATGCGAACCTCGAGGATGCCATGGCCGGGCTCCTCATGATCCAGCTCGCGCTGCCGGACGGCATCGCCTTCCGGTTCGGGATCGGCGTCGGCGCCATCCGCGCGGTCGATTCCGCCCATGGAGTGCTGACCGACGGGCCGGGCTGGTGGGCGGCACGCGAGGCGATCGAGACCGTGCACGCGCGCGAGCCCCGCGCTGTTCCACGCACGCGCTCGTGGATTGTCGGAGCCCCCGGTCAGGATGAGGTCATGAGCAGCACGATCGGAGCATCCAACGCCTATCTCCTCGTGCGCGACGAGCTGGTCGGCTCGATGAACGAGCGCGAGCGGCGCCTCACCTACGGTCGCCTGATCGGAGCCTCTCAGCGCGAGCTCGCCGAGCAGGAGGGCATCACGCAGCCGAGTGTCTCGAAGTCCCTGCGCAGCGCGGGTGCAGCGGCGCTGATCGAGGGGCTGGCCGTATTGCGGGGGGAGAGGCCATGA
- the argF gene encoding ornithine carbamoyltransferase, with amino-acid sequence MTRHLLRDDDLTPAEQAEILELALELKKDRWADKSLAGPQTVAVIFDKSSTRTRVSFAVGIADLGGSPLIISTANSQLGGKETPSDTARVLERQVAAIVWRTYAQSGLEEMARGTRVPVVNALSDDFHPCQLLADLLTIREHKGDLKGLTLTFFGDGQSNMAHSYALAGVTAGMHVRIASPDDYAPRADVIADADRRAAETGGSITLFTDPVEAAAGADVIVTDTWVSMGKEEEKLARIRDLGTYKVTPETMALADSEAIFIHCLPADRGYEVDSSVIDGPQSVVWDEAENRLHAQKALLVWLLGKKDD; translated from the coding sequence ATGACCCGTCATCTGCTGCGCGACGACGACCTGACTCCCGCTGAGCAGGCGGAGATCCTCGAGCTCGCCCTGGAGCTGAAGAAGGACCGGTGGGCGGACAAGAGCCTTGCCGGCCCCCAGACCGTCGCGGTCATCTTCGACAAGTCCTCCACCCGCACCCGCGTGTCGTTCGCGGTCGGCATCGCCGATCTGGGCGGCTCGCCGCTGATCATCTCGACGGCGAACAGTCAGCTCGGCGGCAAGGAGACCCCCTCCGACACCGCGCGTGTGCTGGAGCGCCAGGTCGCGGCGATCGTCTGGCGCACCTACGCGCAGTCCGGGCTGGAGGAGATGGCCCGCGGCACCCGGGTGCCGGTCGTCAACGCCCTGTCCGACGACTTCCACCCATGCCAGCTGCTCGCCGATCTGCTCACGATCCGCGAGCACAAGGGCGACCTCAAGGGCCTGACGCTCACGTTCTTCGGCGACGGTCAGAGCAACATGGCACACTCCTATGCTCTCGCCGGAGTCACCGCCGGTATGCACGTGCGCATCGCCTCGCCGGACGACTACGCCCCTCGCGCCGACGTGATCGCGGACGCCGACCGCCGCGCCGCCGAGACCGGCGGTTCGATCACGCTCTTCACCGACCCGGTCGAGGCAGCGGCCGGTGCCGACGTCATCGTCACCGACACGTGGGTGTCTATGGGCAAGGAAGAGGAGAAGCTCGCGCGGATCCGCGACCTCGGCACCTACAAGGTGACGCCGGAGACCATGGCGCTGGCCGACTCCGAGGCCATCTTCATCCACTGCCTCCCCGCCGACCGCGGGTACGAGGTGGACTCCAGCGTGATCGACGGTCCGCAGAGTGTGGTCTGGGACGAGGCGGAGAACCGCCTGCACGCCCAGAAGGCGCTGCTGGTCTGGCTGCTCGGCAAGAAGGACGACTGA
- the argC gene encoding N-acetyl-gamma-glutamyl-phosphate reductase, with the protein MTYSVAVSGASGYAGGEILRLLASHPDIQIRTVTAHSNAGQPLIQHQPHLRSLADLTLQDTTPEILAGHDIVFLALPHGQSGQYTDALGDTPLVIDAGADHRLTSQSAWDAFYGGAFHEPWTYGVPELPVGGAKQRDALRGATRIAAPGCNASTVSLSLAPGVASGVIDPGDIVSVLAVGPSGAGKSLKSNLLASEILGTANPYAVGGTHRHIPEIRQALAAAFPSTGSGAESEDGIRISFTPVLVPMSRGILATSTAPIVDGVTDAQIREAWESAYDGETFVHLLPEGSFPRTADVLGANTALIGLAIDRAANRVTVVTAVDNLVKGTAGAAIQSMNIALGLPEDRALSINGVAP; encoded by the coding sequence ATGACGTATTCCGTCGCCGTCTCCGGCGCATCCGGCTACGCAGGCGGCGAGATTCTGCGCCTCCTCGCCAGTCATCCCGACATCCAGATCCGCACCGTCACCGCGCATTCGAACGCGGGGCAGCCGCTGATCCAGCATCAGCCGCACCTGCGCTCGCTCGCGGATCTGACCCTGCAGGACACCACTCCCGAGATCCTCGCCGGGCACGACATCGTGTTCCTCGCGCTGCCGCACGGGCAGTCGGGGCAGTACACCGACGCGCTCGGCGACACCCCGCTCGTGATCGATGCGGGGGCCGACCACCGGCTGACCTCCCAGAGTGCCTGGGACGCGTTCTACGGCGGAGCCTTCCACGAACCGTGGACCTACGGGGTGCCCGAGCTTCCCGTGGGCGGAGCGAAGCAGCGCGACGCCCTTCGCGGTGCGACCAGGATCGCGGCTCCCGGCTGTAACGCGTCCACGGTCAGCCTGAGCCTGGCGCCCGGCGTCGCGTCCGGTGTGATCGATCCGGGTGACATCGTGTCGGTGCTCGCTGTCGGCCCCTCGGGGGCGGGCAAGAGCCTGAAGTCGAACCTGCTCGCCAGCGAGATCCTCGGCACCGCCAACCCGTATGCGGTCGGCGGTACGCATCGGCACATCCCGGAGATCCGGCAGGCGCTCGCCGCCGCTTTCCCTTCGACGGGCTCTGGGGCCGAGTCGGAGGACGGCATCCGCATCTCCTTCACCCCCGTGCTCGTGCCGATGTCGCGCGGCATCCTCGCCACCTCCACCGCCCCGATCGTCGACGGCGTCACCGACGCCCAGATCCGTGAGGCGTGGGAGAGCGCATACGACGGCGAGACCTTCGTGCACCTGCTCCCCGAAGGCAGCTTCCCGCGCACCGCCGACGTGCTCGGGGCGAACACGGCGCTGATCGGTCTCGCGATCGACCGCGCCGCCAACCGCGTCACCGTCGTCACGGCGGTCGACAACCTCGTCAAGGGCACCGCCGGCGCCGCCATCCAGTCCATGAACATCGCGCTCGGGCTTCCCGAGGACCGCGCCCTCTCAATCAACGGAGTCGCACCATGA